The DNA region CGTCACTGACCGGGAAGAGTACGTCGACGCCCGCAGCCTTCGCGTTCTGGCACGCCGAGGTGAACGAGCTCTGGGTGAGCGAGAAAGACTGGGAGAACGCGAAGTCCAGGCCGAGCCGGGCGGCGTAGCCCTTCGCGCCGGAGAACTTGTCCTTGAACGTCGTGCAGAGCGTCGCCTCAACGCAGTGCATCAGCCCGAACTTCTTGCCGCCCGAGTTGATGGCCGCCTGCTTGACGACCACGGCCATGCTCGGGAAGCCCCAACCGCCGACGTTGTACAGCAGCGGGTCCTGCTCCCAGTCCAGCTCGACCTGAGTGCCGCCGATCGCGGGGATCCCGGCCTTGTCCAGCTCCGCCCGCACAGACGCGATGACGATCGGACTGCCGAGACCGATGAGCGCCACGACCTTCTTGTTCTGGATCAGGTCCTTGACGTTGGTCGCGGCCTTCGTGGGGTTCGACTGGTCGTCAGTCTGGAAGAGCTGGATCGGGTGGCACGCGATCCCCCCGGCGGCGTTCACTGCCTTCGCCCACAACGCCGCTCCTGTCCGCAGGCCGCCGATGGAGTTGCCGACCAGGCCACTGAAGCTGCCGTTCTGGCCGATGCGGATCGGCTCGAGCTGCCTGGCGCACCCGCTACTGCCGACGATCGGCACCGCCGCCCTGGTGGAGGTGCCCGTCCCCGTTGTCGGGACCTTCGAGGTCGACGACCCGGTCGGCGGTCCGGACGACGGACGTGCCGGGGCCGCCGCGCCGTTCGCGCCACCGGCCTTCACGGAACCGGTGACCGAGGACGAGGGAGCTCCCGGTGCCGCCGCCGGTGCGGGAGCCTGCGCGGACTCGCCTCCAGCCACCGGGGCGAGCGGGTCGGCGGGAGCGACGGTACCGAGCGAGCCGTCGTTGCTGGGATAGCTCAGGTTCGCGGCCCTGATCTCGTCGCTGCTCAGCCGCGAACCACCACAGGCGGCCAGACCGAGTACGAGAGCCAGAGCTGTGGCAGCACGCCCGGTCCGGCGACAGGACGGCGCGATCCAGCTTTTCATCGACACCTCAACGTGGGGAGTTGCGAAAGCGGATTGGGTTGACCTCGACGAGCCTTCGGCTCAGGCGTACGACTTGCTCTCTCCGAGCACGATCGAGACGTGCGGGGAATACATGACCATCAACGGCCGCGAGCCGACACCCAGTTCCGCCGCCGCGCGACCCATGGAGTGAGTCCCCGTCAGGACATTGGCGCGACCGCTTCCGACCCGGAGCCCCCGCAGGCGGATTCGAATCGGTGCGCGAAACAGTTCGCCGTTGACGTCGTTGGGGTTGATCCCCCAGGTCCGGATAGGGACGGCGAACGGGACCGGAGCCGGGAAACGCGGGACCGGAACGCTCACCGTCAGGGCGTGCTCGCCGCCGTCGGCCACGCGGACCTTCGCGAGCGGGCGCTCGACCGCGATGTCGATGTCGGCCATCCATTTCGGCAGGCCCCAGATGTCGCGGCCGGCCTCCATGGTGAACGTGGCGTTGACCGGAAGGTGGACCTGGTGCATCCCGAGAGTGCGATCGGGTCCCCGGACCAGCAGGCCGACGCCGACCTCGTCGTAGACGCCGAGGTCACCGTCGGAATAGACGACGGCGAGCACCGTCGACACCGCGCGGCCGCGGAAGGACACCGGACGCAGGCGCGTCCCGACCAGCAGCTCGGCGGCCCGCTCGGCGGAGCACAGGTACGCGGCGCCCAGCAGGGACGCCCGGCGGATACGCACCGGCATGGTCAGCCGACCCTCGGCCAGCTGCCAGACTCCCGGCGCTTCTTGCTTTGCCATCAGCGAATCCCTTCGCGCTACAGGTCCAGGACGAGCGATTTCGAAATACCGCGCGAGACACAGATCAGGAGGCAATCCCCGGCCGCACGCTCCTGCAGACTGAGGACGGAGTCGCGGTGGTCCGGCTCCCCGGAGATGACTCCGACCCGGCATGTGCCGCAGATGCCGTCACGACAGGACGAGTCGACGACGACACCGGCGTCCTCCACGACGTCGAGCAGGGAACGGTGCGCGGGCACTTCCAGCTCGAGACCGGAGCGGGCGAGCGACACCGAGAACGCGGTTCGCGGCGCGGTCGAAGGCCTAGCCGTGAAGCGCTCGACGTGCAGCTGCTCCAGCGCGGTGGCACCCAGCGCGGTCTCCATGGCCTGCAGCAGCATCTCCGGGCCGCAGCAGTACACCGCATCGCTCTCGGACACACTGCCCGCGATCGCCGCTACGTCGAGCACACCCCGCTCGTCCTCCGGGACCAGCTCGACCCGGTTGCCGTAGCGGGCGCGCAGTTCGTCTGCGAACGCCATCGAGCGGCGGTGCCGTCCGCCGTAAATCAGCGACCAATCCGCGCACTGCGCCTCCAGCCGGGCGAGCATCGGGACGATCGGGGTTATGCCGATGCCGCCGGCGACGAAGAGGTACGATTTCGCCGGGACCAGCTCGAAATTGTTCCGTGGCCCGCGCAGGCGGACCGCCACGCCGGGCCGCAGCGCCTCGTGCACGTACTCGGATCCCCCACGACTGTCCGTCGCGCGCAGCACGGCCACGGTGTACGAGGACCGGTCGTCGGGGTCACCGCACAGCGAGTACTGACGCACCAGCCCGCCCGGCAGCAGCAGGTCGACGTGGGCGCCCGGACGCCAGGCCGGCAACTCCTTCCCGAGTGGGTGACGGAGCGTCAGAGATACCACTCCGTCGGCGACCTCCTCCCGGGCGTCGACCATCGTCCAGAAGGCGCGGTCCGGGTGCTCGTTCCGGTTCAGGGGGGCGACCGGCGACCTCCGGCCGCTGGTGGCGTGGTGCGCCTGGCCGGTCGGCATCGGCCCGAGCTCGTCCGGCAGGTCGGCGGCGGGCCAGGAGTGGAAGTTGCGCCGGCGCAGCTTGCGCGCGGTGTAATGCGCGAACCCGATCTTGTTGAAGACGTGGAAGACGCTCCGCATCAGCGGGTGCAGGTCGTAGACCCAGTAGTCCGACGGGAGCGGTCGAGTCGGGCGCGGCTCGCCGAGCTCAACATCGGCCCCGATGTGGCTCTCGCCGTCGGCGAGAGAGAGCCGGGCAAGCACCGTGCCGTCGGCGGAGCAGATCTGCGTCTCGCCGAACATGACGGTTCGCCAGCGCACGCCCGGGACTCCCGGGACGTACATCGTGCAGTCGCCGACGAGCGAGGCGTACACGGTGGGGACACCGACGATCTGAGCGAACAAGCCGGGGAGGTTGCGGCACTGCTCGTGGCCACGCGCCTGCTCGGCCCGCATCCACGGGGCCAGCGGGCCCCTCCAGTTCGTCGGCATGTACGGCCAGCACATGCCACCCACCGCGAGGCGGACCCGGCCCTCCTGGAACCGCCGCGCGGTCCGGGTGCGGGCCCACTCCCAGCCGCTGACGAGCCCGACCGGCAGGTCCCCGAGCATGTGGAACTGGGTGACGCCGTCGTCGTCACCGCCCCGATAGTCGAATGCCTCCGTCGCGGTGGGCTGGTCCTTGTCGTGGAGGTGCGCGCGGCCGTCGGGTTCGGCGAGGACGTAGGTGCCGTAGACGTCACGACCCCGCACCGACAGAGAACCGCCGGAGATCGCGCACTCAAGCTCGCGGGCCAACCGGGTGAGCATCTGAAACGCCGGCCCGTCCACCGGGCGGGGGACGTTGCGCAACGCCGGGTGGTAGAGGTTCGATGAGGTCATCGCTTCCGGGAGCACGATGAGACTGGGGTGATGCTCCCGGTGGGCGTCGCGGATCAGCCGTTCCAGACGTTCCAGGTTGCCCAGGACGTCGCCGACCATCACGGCAGGTTGGACCGCGGCCACCCGCAGCCGCGTCACGACGCCACCGCTTCGGCCTCGCGCGCCACGACAGTCGGCCGGTCGCCGGCCGGCGGCACATCGTCATCGGACGTGGCCACGACAGCGGGCGGGACCGACGCGGGAGCCGAGGCGAGGTCGTTCTCGGCCCCGTCGGCGGGAATGGTGGAGCGGAAGCGCGTACGGGAGTGAATCAGTGCACGAACGATCGCTGCCTGCACCCGGCCCTCCCCGGCCATCTCGCGCAGGAAGCCGCGACGGTCGTCGGCGACCAGGAGCGTTCGGGCCACTCCCCCGACCACCAGCCGCGACCGCAGCAACTGCTGCGGGGTCTTGATTCGCTGGCCGACGCTCGTGAACGGCCGGTCCACATCGTCGCGGGCACTCTCGATGAACGCCTTGAACGGACGTGGCGTCGGGCGCAGCAGCGCCTCACCGTTGCCGAAGTAGTACGCGGGCAGGCACTCCTGATCTCGATCGTGCTCGAACCGGCGCATCGCGAGGTCGAGCTCGTCGAGGTCGTCCAGGTGCCGCATCGCGGCCGTGGCGGCATGCCGCCCGGCCCACATGGCGTCACGCATCCCCTGGCCGAGAGACGGATCCTTGAAGTGGCCGGAGTCACCAATGAGCACCCACCCCGGCCCACTGCACGGACGGAAGTAGGCGACGAGCTGGTCGGTCCCACGGAACGCGGACATGTTGGTCGCATGGCGGAGCCGACGGGCCACGCCCGGGTGGTGCTCCATCTTCATCGCCCAGTAGGCGTCCGGATCCCGTCGCGCCATCGCGGCCTCGGCCGGGCTGCCCATGAAGAAGAGCGTGTAGCGCCCGATCGGCGTGCCTGGGAACCCGAATGCGAGGTGCGCGCCGTCCCGCCACTGACAAACGACGTCGGCCTCGTCCGGGTCCGGCGGCTGGTCGTCGAGGTACCGCACAACACCGGCCCGACCGTTCGCGGAACTCCGATAGGGCTCGGCGGCGCCGACAAGGCGGGCCACTGTGCTGTGCCGCCCGTCGGCCCCCATGACCAGCCGACACCGGACCACACGCTCGCGCCCGTCCTCGTCGACGTACCGGACGCCGGAGACCCGCCCGGCTTGCCACGTCAGGCCGACGACCGTGGCCCGCTCGCGGATCCGCGCGCCCGCGGCCCGCATCGTGTCCACGAGCACCTTGTCGTGCAGGTCGCGGGGGACGGACAGCGCATAGTCGATGCCCTCGATCGGCGTGAACGTCTCCTCGATCCGCATCTCCCGCGGCGTCTCGGCGTCGACGGTGACACGGAGCCGTCGGCACCGCGTCGGGGAGAGCGCGAGAATGCCCGGTAGCGCGCCCATGTGCAGCAGCTCCGAGACGCCGACCGGAAGCATCGTGTGGCTCGACAGCGTGTCAGCCGGGAACTTGACCCGGTCAAGGACGAGGACGTTCCGGCCCGCCCGGGCCAGCGGGACCGCCGCCGCCGCACCCGCACATCGAGCCCCGACGATCACGACGTCGACGTCCTCATCCGCGGTGGAGCGGCCCGGATCAGCCGGTCGTGGGACGAACTGGCTTACTGTCATGGAATGCGTCCCCGGGATTCGTCAGGAGTGAGACGGATCAGCTTGTGCGTCTCACTTTGCGACAAACGACGGCTACTGTCAACCGATGACATCCGCGCGATTCGAGCGGCAGGGAAGGCTCATGGGCACCGCGGCTGAGCGAATCATGCCCTCGCTGGGTCCACGCGAGACGTCTCGAGACCGACTGGTACGAGCCGCCGCACTCCTCGTGGACTCGGGGGGCGGCGCCGACCTCACGATGGAGGCTGTGGCGACGGCCGCCTCGGTGTCGCGAGCGACCGCGTACCGACATTTCTCGAGCCGGCACGAACTCGTGCTGCATCTGGTCCTGCTCGCCGCCGAGGACCTGGCAGCGGACTGCTTCCGACTGATGGAGCAGGCCCACGGCAGCCGCGAGAAGCTCCGCGTGACGTTCGACCACGTCATGCTGACCGCCGTCGAGAGTGAGCGGATCAAACTCCTGGTCGAGCTCGGGATGTCACCGACCCCGGAGACCGTGCAGGAGTGGACCGAGCGCGTCCTCGGCCAGGTGGTGAAAGACGGCCAGGCCGCCGGCGAGCTCCGAACCGACTTGGAGACGGACGAGATCCTGCAGTGGCTCGGCGAGGAGTTGATCGCGATGGTGCGCATGACCCACCGCGACTTCGACTTCCTCATGCGGCGCTCACACAACTTCGTGCTTCCGGCGGTCTACTCGTCCCACGAGCCGCCGCGGCGCGGACGCAAGAAATGACGACTCTCGACACGCAGCCGACATAGCTCGCGGTACGCCCGGAGTCGCGCCAATCGCACGGCCGACGAAGCCCGCACGCGGACAGCAGATCCAGGCCCGCGTGTGCCCGCACCCGAAGGGCCCGGTCGGGAGATGCTCGATCCACTCCGGCCCGCTTGCGCCTCCGCTGGCCCGAGGCCGCACCCCTCTGACCTGGTGGGGCGGATGGGACTCGAACCCATGACCCAGGGATTATGAGTCCCCTGCTCTAACCAGCTGAGCTACCGCCCCGTGTGCTTTGCGCCGGTCCGAGGGTAGTGCTCAGCCGGCCGGTTGCTGTGCGAAGGCGGGTGCTCAGTCGTCGATCAGTCCAGCGCGGTGCTGTTGTTGTCGAGGGTGACGATGCGGACCATGCCGTCCGCGACGTAGGTCGACCCGGGGTTGTCGGGGTTCGGGAAGAAGCAGATCAGCGCGTAGGTGCCCGGCTCGACGGAGTAGGTCAGGAACTGCTCCCGGCCCGGCGACAGGGTGTCGCCGCCGACGTAGCCGGAGAGCACGAACGCGCCGTCACCGGTGCCGCGGAAGAGGGAGGAGACCTGCTCCGGAGTGGTGCCCTGCTTCACCTGCAGAAAGGCCACCTGCAGCCACCGGTGGCCCTTCGAGACCCGGTTGCGGATCAGCACGGTGCCGGTCGCCTTGAGCTTGCTCGCACCCTGGTACCGGTTCTTGTCGTTCATCGTGATCACCGGCGTACCCGTCGGCATCGCCGCGGTGTTCCGGCCCGGCACGATCTTGAGCTTGTAGAGCCGACCCCCGGGCGGACCGACGTTGTCCGAGAGGTAGTACTGCCCCGGCGTCAAATTCACCGTTGCCGTCGCGATGGCCCCGAGACTCGGGTTCGCGCCGCCGTAGGTGATGACGTTGCGCTGCATTCGCTTGACGGCCGCCGCGTTGTCCTGGCCGCCGTCGTAGTACAGCCGCGTCAGCGCGCGGGTGTCGCGGCGCAACTGCTTGACGGTGTAACCGGGCTTGAGCCGGAACAGCGAGAGCAGGTGGTCCTCGTCCTCGGCCAGCACGCGCAACCGGAGCGGCCCGGCGACCTGGGTGAGACCGCCGGAGATCTCGGTGCGGTCCTCCGCGATCGTCACGCTGATCATCGGAATGCGCGCGGTTTCCCGCGCCGGAGCGGCGCCGGCCGGGACCGCCGCGACCAGCACGGCGCAGGTGGCCGTCGCACACGTCAAGCGCAACCGGTGGAACATCGCGGACCCAACGTAAGCCTGGTCGGCGACTCCTCAGAAGACCCGGCGCGGGAGCGCAACCAAGCCGCAGTCCGACGCGCACACAACCGCAATGTTCGTCAGCTCGGACGCAGCATCCGCACGTAGTCGGAGCGGGTCAGCGGACGGTCGGTCTGCGCCCCGTTGGCCAGCGGTGCCTGCAGCGGCGCGCCCTCGATCGTCAGCAGGAGGCGGTTCACCTCGGGCAGCGAGGTCGCCGTCAGCACGATCTGGGCGATCGCCGTGGTCTGGTCGGGCGGCACCTGACCGAAGCTCAGGTCCACCGTCGCGAGGTCCCCCTCCAGCCCGGTCACCGTCAGCCGGGTGGTCGGAGGCAGCGCGGTGCTCACCCCGCGCTGTCGGTCGGTCCCATCGGGACCGGCCGCGAGACTGTTGAGCAGCTCCTGGAGCGCCGGCACCCCTGTCCGCGCCGTCAGGGTCCGCACCGCCGGCCGCAGCGTGGTGTCCCGCAGGAAGTACACGGCGGCACCCGAGCTGTCCGGGTCCCTCGAGGGCACGGCGGTTGGCGGGGCGTCCGCCAGCAGACGCGGCGGCAGGCTGAGCGGGTCGATGTCCTTGACGCCGCCCGACGGCCCCAGACCACACCCCGTCAGCATCAGGACCGACGCAACCGCGGCCGCCCACCCCCTCACAGCTCGTCCTCTGGAAGCGCGGGCATCCGCACGACGAAGCGCGCGCCGCCGGACGGGTTGGCGGTGCACCAGACCATCCCCTCGTGCGCGGTGACGGTCTGCGCGACCAGCGCCAGCCCGAGACCGGTACCGGACGACGATCCGCGCGCCGCACGGTTGGTCGCGAACCGCTCGAAGATGCGCTCGCGCTCAGTGACCGGGACGCCCGGCCCCTCGTCGTCGACCAGCACGGCCACCTGGTCGTCCCGCCGCTCGACCCGCACCGCGCTCACCCCGCCGCCGTGGCGCTCGGCGTTGTTGACGAGGTTGAACAACGCACGCTCGAGCAACGCCTTGTCGCCGAGGACCAGACCAGGATCGACGGCCGACACGATGTGGGCGCCTGCCCCGGCGCGGTCGGCCACCTGCGCCGCCAGCTCCGTCATCGAGACCGCTTCCAACCGGTCGCGCTCGAGCCCGGCCTCGGCGCGCGCGAGCGTGAGCAGACTGTCGACCAGCTGCAGGAAGCGGTCGAGCTCGGCGTGCACGAGGTCCAGCGCCTCCCGCGAACGGTCAGGCAGTTC from Sporichthya brevicatena includes:
- a CDS encoding ABC transporter substrate-binding protein; the encoded protein is MKSWIAPSCRRTGRAATALALVLGLAACGGSRLSSDEIRAANLSYPSNDGSLGTVAPADPLAPVAGGESAQAPAPAAAPGAPSSSVTGSVKAGGANGAAAPARPSSGPPTGSSTSKVPTTGTGTSTRAAVPIVGSSGCARQLEPIRIGQNGSFSGLVGNSIGGLRTGAALWAKAVNAAGGIACHPIQLFQTDDQSNPTKAATNVKDLIQNKKVVALIGLGSPIVIASVRAELDKAGIPAIGGTQVELDWEQDPLLYNVGGWGFPSMAVVVKQAAINSGGKKFGLMHCVEATLCTTFKDKFSGAKGYAARLGLDFAFSQSFSLTQSSFTSACQNAKAAGVDVLFPVSDASAFQRLVRDCAAINYKPAYVSGSIALSAPVAVDPNVRSHGVLVGAPVAPFVSSGGAGLAAFNAAAKQYLGQQPLDQNILMGWASGQLLAKALAQVGAEARGGAVTTAVILKGLSKVKGETLDGLTPPMTLASNSAPLECGYVLAIGTTGYEAPIGRKVVCL
- a CDS encoding acetoacetate decarboxylase family protein, producing the protein MAKQEAPGVWQLAEGRLTMPVRIRRASLLGAAYLCSAERAAELLVGTRLRPVSFRGRAVSTVLAVVYSDGDLGVYDEVGVGLLVRGPDRTLGMHQVHLPVNATFTMEAGRDIWGLPKWMADIDIAVERPLAKVRVADGGEHALTVSVPVPRFPAPVPFAVPIRTWGINPNDVNGELFRAPIRIRLRGLRVGSGRANVLTGTHSMGRAAAELGVGSRPLMVMYSPHVSIVLGESKSYA
- a CDS encoding 2Fe-2S iron-sulfur cluster-binding protein; the encoded protein is MTRLRVAAVQPAVMVGDVLGNLERLERLIRDAHREHHPSLIVLPEAMTSSNLYHPALRNVPRPVDGPAFQMLTRLARELECAISGGSLSVRGRDVYGTYVLAEPDGRAHLHDKDQPTATEAFDYRGGDDDGVTQFHMLGDLPVGLVSGWEWARTRTARRFQEGRVRLAVGGMCWPYMPTNWRGPLAPWMRAEQARGHEQCRNLPGLFAQIVGVPTVYASLVGDCTMYVPGVPGVRWRTVMFGETQICSADGTVLARLSLADGESHIGADVELGEPRPTRPLPSDYWVYDLHPLMRSVFHVFNKIGFAHYTARKLRRRNFHSWPAADLPDELGPMPTGQAHHATSGRRSPVAPLNRNEHPDRAFWTMVDAREEVADGVVSLTLRHPLGKELPAWRPGAHVDLLLPGGLVRQYSLCGDPDDRSSYTVAVLRATDSRGGSEYVHEALRPGVAVRLRGPRNNFELVPAKSYLFVAGGIGITPIVPMLARLEAQCADWSLIYGGRHRRSMAFADELRARYGNRVELVPEDERGVLDVAAIAGSVSESDAVYCCGPEMLLQAMETALGATALEQLHVERFTARPSTAPRTAFSVSLARSGLELEVPAHRSLLDVVEDAGVVVDSSCRDGICGTCRVGVISGEPDHRDSVLSLQERAAGDCLLICVSRGISKSLVLDL
- a CDS encoding NAD(P)/FAD-dependent oxidoreductase; the protein is MTVSQFVPRPADPGRSTADEDVDVVIVGARCAGAAAAVPLARAGRNVLVLDRVKFPADTLSSHTMLPVGVSELLHMGALPGILALSPTRCRRLRVTVDAETPREMRIEETFTPIEGIDYALSVPRDLHDKVLVDTMRAAGARIRERATVVGLTWQAGRVSGVRYVDEDGRERVVRCRLVMGADGRHSTVARLVGAAEPYRSSANGRAGVVRYLDDQPPDPDEADVVCQWRDGAHLAFGFPGTPIGRYTLFFMGSPAEAAMARRDPDAYWAMKMEHHPGVARRLRHATNMSAFRGTDQLVAYFRPCSGPGWVLIGDSGHFKDPSLGQGMRDAMWAGRHAATAAMRHLDDLDELDLAMRRFEHDRDQECLPAYYFGNGEALLRPTPRPFKAFIESARDDVDRPFTSVGQRIKTPQQLLRSRLVVGGVARTLLVADDRRGFLREMAGEGRVQAAIVRALIHSRTRFRSTIPADGAENDLASAPASVPPAVVATSDDDVPPAGDRPTVVAREAEAVAS
- a CDS encoding GerMN domain-containing protein, which produces MRGWAAAVASVLMLTGCGLGPSGGVKDIDPLSLPPRLLADAPPTAVPSRDPDSSGAAVYFLRDTTLRPAVRTLTARTGVPALQELLNSLAAGPDGTDRQRGVSTALPPTTRLTVTGLEGDLATVDLSFGQVPPDQTTAIAQIVLTATSLPEVNRLLLTIEGAPLQAPLANGAQTDRPLTRSDYVRMLRPS
- a CDS encoding helix-turn-helix domain-containing protein; its protein translation is MPSLGPRETSRDRLVRAAALLVDSGGGADLTMEAVATAASVSRATAYRHFSSRHELVLHLVLLAAEDLAADCFRLMEQAHGSREKLRVTFDHVMLTAVESERIKLLVELGMSPTPETVQEWTERVLGQVVKDGQAAGELRTDLETDEILQWLGEELIAMVRMTHRDFDFLMRRSHNFVLPAVYSSHEPPRRGRKK